A genome region from Brachymonas denitrificans includes the following:
- a CDS encoding lytic transglycosylase domain-containing protein, with product MTSWKHPLRKLGRAFFTVTHSSMALVGIGAVLSAGVLAAQPELRDDAAAHVLGWLQPAENGQASIDSLPEDAAATFASAASAVESTPVMQANAAEGRFPATDPGDLPRQQAAVTYWISKKYRVAPEPVGLLVKEAFAVGSQEKIDPSLILAIMAIESSFNPFAQSTVGAQGLMQVMTKIHSDKYAHLGGNLAAFDPVSNLRVGVKVLKETIARAGSLRGGLKYYVGAANLPSDQGYGDKVLAEYARIQAVAQGRTVAANAQVPVKEPQTPAASSVKTAAAKPQADNADGRKRVQIAAAPMQASFSKRSTPSVDGSAPLVQRALASSNLKGEGARRLELARNDSRADTTTQELQAQ from the coding sequence ATGACTTCCTGGAAGCACCCGCTGCGCAAGCTGGGGCGCGCATTCTTCACGGTCACCCACAGCAGCATGGCTCTGGTGGGCATTGGCGCCGTGCTGTCTGCCGGCGTGCTGGCTGCCCAACCCGAGTTGCGCGACGACGCTGCCGCCCATGTGCTGGGCTGGCTGCAACCGGCCGAGAACGGACAGGCTTCCATCGACAGCCTGCCGGAGGATGCGGCCGCCACATTTGCCAGCGCAGCATCTGCGGTCGAATCCACGCCGGTGATGCAGGCCAATGCAGCCGAGGGCCGCTTCCCGGCGACCGATCCCGGCGACCTGCCACGCCAGCAGGCTGCCGTCACCTACTGGATCAGCAAGAAATACCGCGTGGCTCCCGAGCCGGTGGGCCTGCTGGTAAAGGAAGCCTTTGCCGTCGGCAGCCAGGAAAAGATCGACCCCTCGCTGATTCTGGCGATCATGGCGATCGAATCCAGCTTCAACCCCTTTGCCCAGAGCACCGTGGGCGCCCAGGGCCTGATGCAGGTGATGACCAAGATCCATTCGGACAAGTATGCCCATCTGGGCGGCAACCTGGCCGCGTTTGATCCGGTGAGCAACCTGCGCGTAGGCGTGAAGGTACTCAAGGAAACCATTGCGCGCGCCGGTTCGCTGCGCGGTGGCCTCAAATACTATGTGGGCGCGGCCAATCTGCCGTCCGACCAGGGGTATGGCGACAAGGTGCTGGCCGAATACGCACGCATCCAGGCTGTGGCCCAGGGCCGCACCGTGGCCGCCAACGCGCAGGTTCCGGTGAAAGAACCGCAGACGCCCGCAGCCAGCAGCGTGAAGACCGCAGCCGCCAAGCCCCAGGCCGACAATGCCGATGGCCGCAAGCGCGTGCAGATCGCCGCTGCGCCGATGCAGGCCAGCTTCAGCAAGCGCAGCACGCCGTCCGTGGATGGCAGCGCACCGCTGGTACAGCGTGCCCTGGCCTCCAGCAACCTGAAGGGCGAAGGCGCCCGTCGCCTGGAACTGGCGCGCAATGACAGCCGCGCCGACACCACCACGCAGGAACTGCAGGCGCAGTAA
- the glyA gene encoding serine hydroxymethyltransferase — protein sequence MYQRNILIEQTDPELWAAIQAENQRQEDHIELIASENYASPAVMAAQGTQLTNKYAEGYPGKRYYGGCEYVDVAEQLAIDRVKQLFGAEAANVQPHCGASANEAVFLAFLKPGDTIMGMSLAEGGHLTHGMALNMSGKWFNVVSYGLNDKEEIDYDAMERKAHECKPKLIIAGASAYSLRIDFERFAKVAKDVGAIFMVDMAHYAGLIAAGVYPNPVPHADVVTSTTHKSLRGPRGGIILMKAEHEKAINSAIFPGLQGGPLMHVIAAKAVAFKEALSPEFKAYQEQVAKNAVVMAETLTQRGLRIISGRTESHVMLVDLRSKGITGKEAEAVLGAAHMTINKNAIPNDPEKPFVTSGVRIGTPALTTRGFKEEETRITANLIADVLDNPRDEANLEAVRAKVAELTRRFPVYG from the coding sequence ATGTATCAGCGCAACATCCTGATTGAACAAACCGATCCCGAACTGTGGGCTGCCATCCAGGCCGAGAACCAGCGCCAGGAAGACCACATCGAGCTGATCGCCAGCGAGAACTACGCCTCCCCGGCCGTGATGGCCGCGCAGGGCACCCAGCTCACCAACAAGTACGCCGAAGGCTACCCGGGCAAGCGCTACTACGGTGGCTGCGAATATGTGGACGTGGCCGAGCAACTGGCCATCGACCGCGTGAAGCAACTGTTTGGCGCCGAAGCCGCCAACGTGCAGCCGCACTGCGGCGCCTCCGCCAACGAGGCCGTGTTCCTGGCCTTCCTCAAGCCCGGCGATACCATCATGGGCATGAGCCTGGCCGAAGGCGGCCACCTGACGCACGGCATGGCGCTGAACATGTCCGGCAAGTGGTTCAACGTGGTGAGCTACGGCCTGAACGACAAGGAAGAAATCGACTACGACGCCATGGAGCGCAAGGCCCATGAGTGCAAGCCCAAGCTGATCATCGCCGGTGCCTCCGCCTACAGCCTGCGCATCGACTTCGAGCGCTTCGCCAAGGTTGCCAAGGACGTCGGCGCCATCTTCATGGTGGACATGGCCCACTACGCCGGTCTGATCGCCGCAGGCGTGTACCCCAACCCGGTGCCGCACGCCGACGTGGTCACCTCCACCACGCACAAGAGCCTGCGCGGCCCGCGTGGCGGCATCATCCTGATGAAGGCCGAGCACGAGAAGGCGATCAACAGCGCCATCTTCCCGGGCCTGCAGGGTGGCCCGCTGATGCACGTCATCGCCGCCAAGGCCGTGGCCTTCAAGGAAGCGCTGAGCCCCGAGTTCAAGGCCTACCAGGAACAGGTCGCGAAAAACGCCGTGGTGATGGCCGAGACGCTGACCCAGCGCGGCCTGCGCATCATCAGCGGCCGTACCGAAAGCCACGTGATGCTGGTCGACCTGCGCAGCAAGGGCATTACCGGCAAGGAAGCCGAAGCCGTGCTGGGCGCCGCCCACATGACGATCAACAAGAACGCCATCCCGAACGACCCCGAAAAGCCGTTTGTGACCAGCGGCGTGCGTATCGGCACCCCGGCCCTGACCACGCGTGGCTTCAAGGAAGAAGAAACCCGCATCACGGCCAATCTGATCGCCGACGTGCTGGACAACCCGCGTGACGAAGCCAACCTGGAAGCCGTGCGCGCCAAGGTGGCCGAGCTGACCCGCCGCTTCCCGGTTTACGGCTAA